TTTGGCCAATTCGTTCAGGCTACTGGTGGCCAGCTTGTGGCGCAGCAGGCTTTTGGGCGACATCACCACCAAGGGTTTGCGGTAGGGGCGCAGCATCTGGCGGCGCAGCAGGTGGAATATTTGTGCGGGGGTGGTGGGGATGCAGACCTGCATGTTGTGTTCGGCGCAGAGTTGCAGATAACGCTCCAGCCGTGCTGAGCTGTGTTCCGCGCCTTGGCCTTCGTAGCCGTGGGGCAGCAGCATGACCAAGTTGCAGAGCCGCCCCCATTTGGCTTCGCCGGAGCTGATGAACTGGTCGATGACCACTTGAGCGCCGTTGGCAAAGTCACCAAACTGCGCCTCCCAGATGACCAAGTGGTCGGGGCTGGTGGCGGAGTAACCGTACTCAAAGGCCAGCACCGCCTCTTCGCTGAGCAAGGAATCGATGACCAGAAAGTTACTCTCCACCTCTTTGAGGTTGCGCAGCGGCACGTAACTTTCGCCGTTTTGCTGGTTGTGCAGCACGGCGTGACGATGGAAAAAGGTGCCACGGCCACTGTCTTGACCGCAGAGGCGGATGGAGTAGTTCTGTTTCAGTAGGGTGGCGTAGGCGAGGGTTTCAGCGTAGCCCCAGTCGATGGGCAGTGCGCCTGCGCTCATTTTGCGCCGGTCGTCGCGGATTTTCTCCACCCGAGGGTGCAAGGTGAAGCCCTGTGGCAGTTGGTGCAGTTGGCTGGCCAATTCGCGCAGGTGCGCCAGATCGTAGCGGCTGTCGTGGTGGACGTTCCATTTGTGGCCTTTGAAGCGTCGCCAATCGAGGCCGTATTGCTGGATAAAGGCGGGGTCGAGGATTTGATGCGGGGCGACGCTGCCGCCCTGTTCTAATTGTGTGCGGTAGGTTTCGATCATCTGTTCCGCTTCGCCGCTTTGAATCACCCCCTCTTGCGCCAGTTTTTGCGCGTAGAGGGCGCGGGTGGTGGGCATGGAGCGGATGTGTTTGTACATCATCGGTTGGGTGGCGGAGGGTTCGTCTGCTTCGTTGTGACCCTGGCGGCGATAACAGACCAGATCAATGATCACGTCTTTTTTAAAGGCCATGCGGTAGTCCAGCGCCAACTGGGTGACAAACAGCACCGCTTCGGGGTCGTCGCCGTTGACGTGAAAGACCGGCACATTGATCATTTTGGCGATGTCGGTGCAGTAGAACGTGGAGCGCGTGTCTTGCACGTTGCTGGTGGTGAAACCGATCTGGTTGTTGATGACGATGTGAATCGTGCCTTTGGTGGAAAAGCCCCGCGACTGCGATAGGCTGAGGGTCTCCATCACCACTCCTTGTCCGGCAAAAGCGGAGTCACCGTGAATGGATATGGGCAGCACCGTGTCGCCGTGGGGGTCGTTGCGGCGATCTTGACGCGCGCGTACCGAGCCTTCCACCATCGGTGCGACGATCTCCAGATGTGAGGGGTTAAAGGCCAGCACCAGATGCACGTTTTTGCCGCTGGTGTGCATGTCCGATGAGAAGCCTTGATGGTATTTAACGTCGCCGTCGCTGTGGCGCTGGGTGTGTTGGCCTTCAAATTCGGAGAAGAGGGCGGCGGGGGTTTTGCCCAAAATATTGATCAGC
This sequence is a window from Gammaproteobacteria bacterium. Protein-coding genes within it:
- a CDS encoding 2-oxoglutarate dehydrogenase E1 component, with translation MSDRDNNAHPSTEPDSYLNGANSAYLEQQYEQYLSNPNALDLQWRQHFDRLPKKDPHAPAEISEAEIRQQFYRFADSSQNAGSNCNISLAHERQQVRVLQLINAYRFFSHQAASCNPLGNAISANLSELTLAYHQLTKNDLETVFQTGSWVGPVEATLQEILHALQRTYGSSIGFEYMHILETEDKRWLQHRIESVQAHPKVNHATRRWLLQRLTAAEGIERYLHAKYVGQKRFSLEGGESLIPMMSELIERAGSKGVEEIVIGMAHRGRLNMLINILGKTPAALFSEFEGQHTQRHSDGDVKYHQGFSSDMHTSGKNVHLVLAFNPSHLEIVAPMVEGSVRARQDRRNDPHGDTVLPISIHGDSAFAGQGVVMETLSLSQSRGFSTKGTIHIVINNQIGFTTSNVQDTRSTFYCTDIAKMINVPVFHVNGDDPEAVLFVTQLALDYRMAFKKDVIIDLVCYRRQGHNEADEPSATQPMMYKHIRSMPTTRALYAQKLAQEGVIQSGEAEQMIETYRTQLEQGGSVAPHQILDPAFIQQYGLDWRRFKGHKWNVHHDSRYDLAHLRELASQLHQLPQGFTLHPRVEKIRDDRRKMSAGALPIDWGYAETLAYATLLKQNYSIRLCGQDSGRGTFFHRHAVLHNQQNGESYVPLRNLKEVESNFLVIDSLLSEEAVLAFEYGYSATSPDHLVIWEAQFGDFANGAQVVIDQFISSGEAKWGRLCNLVMLLPHGYEGQGAEHSSARLERYLQLCAEHNMQVCIPTTPAQIFHLLRRQMLRPYRKPLVVMSPKSLLRHKLATSSLNELAKGHFQNVIAEVDPLPDEAVTRIVLCSGKVYYELLQQRRTLKLDNVALIRIEQLYPFPRKELEKQLQRYPNAEAFYWCQEEPMNQGAWYSSQHHIRKLLPKPHYLSYAGRPASAAPAVGYPSLHAQQLKDLLRAALGHE